In Portunus trituberculatus isolate SZX2019 chromosome 45, ASM1759143v1, whole genome shotgun sequence, the DNA window cggaagctgaacagcgcttcccattctcttcaagtaaacctacaggTGATTTAGGccacaacatgaaaaaaaaaaaagcttctccTTGTGCCACGGTAGAACCTGTCTAGATCCTCACAGGGGTGAACGCTACCAATGGGCTTAGTACACCGGGGTCGCAAAAGTTAAGTcatataatgaaggaaggaacagagatgAGCCGTCAGATAATGAACttaaatattttattattagcGCCATACTGGCTTATCACATATCATTGTCACTACATATAAATACTTTCCCCGCTAATGAAGGACCCATATCTGGCTTCCTAATTGTGGCAAGAAGAGTCGCGAAAAAATTGTTGTAATACTGAACTAGGAAAGTGACTATTGGAGAGGGACACGGGCACTTGGAGCCGCGGGGAGGGAAGCAGCGCCATGGGGATGTAGGGAACACCACAAGGAGGAGGTCATCTTTGGGGCTGTGTGAAGAAAGGACTCAGATGTCcctgaagagaaaggagagatccTAGGGCTTGATGCTGCTTGCTATCCACTGCCTGTAGAAGGCGACGTTGGTGTAGACAGCAGGAACCCCAGGAGTCCCGCACTCACGCACGCCGCGGGACACGATGCCCagctgtgagagggagagaaagagggaggtttaGAGAGTGACTTGGAGTAAAGCAACAGGGAATGACATGGCTTTACAATGATGGTGCCAATAACATAGtgagagcagcagcagttacCCACCACGGTGAAGCGAGGGAGTTCGTTGTGGGTTTGGAAGACTGGGCCACCAGAATCTCCGAAGCAGGAGTCTACGTTGCCTCTCCCGCCGAAGCACACCTGGGAAGGACGGAGAGGTCAGGCCGAGGAAGCAATACTAAACCAAAGAATCACTTTTACCTACACTGAATTGTCATCAAGGTAAAGAAGACTCAAGACTGAATACATACTCAAAGAGGTCCTCGGTGTCCCAAGACCCTGACCCTCCACTCACCTGCTCGTCCACCAGCTGGTTGCGATAGAAAGGCTCGCACGTGGACTTCTCTGCGAATGGAACCTTCGCAGCCTGCAGGACgtcagaggtggaggtggtctCTGTGGCGCCCCAACCTGCCACCACGGCGTCGCGCGCACCCAGGAAGCTCTTCACGTCCAAGCCCGCAGCGGGAAGGCACACTGGCTTAGCGGAAACTGACGGGGACGAAGATAGAGTGTCATTAGATaccagaagggagagaaggaaaggttcaCCTGTAGGTCATTACTTGTagcacctccaccacactcTTTACTCCGTCACGACACAATAAACTCCTCTGGCATACTCACAGCCAAACGTGACCTTCTTGTTGAGGCGAATGAGGGCGATGTCGTCACTCACAGGAGCTCGCTTGTTGAACTGAGGGTGAACGATCACCTCTTCTGGGTCGAAGTCCTCGGGGGAGGAACACGGCACGGCATCGGTCAGGGCGCAGTCTGGGTCGATGGATATGGTGTGTTCTCCCACTCGCAGGGCCACTCTGTGAAGGCACGGCGCAGTGAGTGTGAGAACGTGTGAGGGACTATTTTACTGTTCACTTTGTAGATTCTTTAAAGTGCTAGGAGGGGAAAGCAGCAAGGCAGAAACTGACACTTACACATCGCCGTTGCCAGAGGGGATGGTGAAGTTACGGTGGACGCAGTGAGCAGCGGTGAGCACGTAGCGGTCGTTGATGAGGGCGCCGCCACACTTCCAGGATGGGTTGGCTCTGTCTGCAGCGAGGAGAGGCCAAGGGGACCTAGCTACAGTAATTTCCCTTTTTATAGTATGGTTTTTATGTTTTCCAATTCATataccgctcctcctcctcctcctcctcctcctcctccttacctctgtATCCGAGCAGCACCATCCAAGGATAGGCATAGAGAGGAGCATCTTCCCCGAACACGACCCTGTGGTTACCGGATTGCCCGCACTCACTCCCCTTCGGCAGCAGTGTTTCTCCGTCCACAGTAGGCTGGGAAGTGGTGGAGCTGCTGCCGGAGACGACGGGGTTGTTGGAGCCGGGGTCAGAGTCTGGGCAGCACACCTGTGGAGGGTGAAGGAATGTCAAGCGGTTTTACAGGGTAATGTGAGACGGAAAGGTGAATGACGGTAAGTGTAGAATGAAGGCAGCTACTGAGGAGAATGACTAGCGAAGGacaagaataagaggaacaagaacaacgcAGATAGAGAAATATTAGTCAATATGATGGATTTTTAGTATATTTCACACCAGTCATCTCTAAAgttcctgtcactcactctgaaGCCACCGTTGTCTTGCCCACATATCGCCTCCCTCACAATAATCTCCCAACCAGACCGCCGACTCGACACCACGTCCTGGATCGACCTGCACACCCTCAGCGACAGGCACTCCTCACCAGATGAACACTGGCGAGCTGCAGGAGAAAATGGTTTAGTCTTCCATTAtgtttctccgttttctatgaCGAAGactggtttttcttttctttctttttttatttgggaGATTAAACATTTTAGTGAGCGAATACGTGTTGATGTTTttactgtttgtttacctgtttacgtCTTGCTGTCCTCATCGCCCTTGCACTCACTGTTTGATATCCTTACTGTTTACTGTTTGatattttcactgtttgatattcTTACTGTCTGATATTCTtactgtttacctgtttacgtGACATTGAATTCTCACCTTGCCTGGCTGTCCTCACTGCTCCCTCACTCACTGacgccaccaccgctgccaccaccaccaggctgcAACACACTCTCCACTTCAtctgagaaggaaaaataaagttaaatctCTCGCAAATAGTTATCTAGGCCGGGCTAAATTTCACGGTCAGTGGGCAATCCGCATCGACCAATTTACTCAactccttctgtaccatgacgtgctttcatattcattctgcttactatttggtgattttatacaacttcagaaatacatgtgggggattaaaatagtgaagactgtggctattaatcttttgacctccatagacccttcctaatgtcaataaaatcgtctaatacccaaaaatcaagataaaaaatgcatcctagtactgaagagggtaaCCTGATCTCATTTAAAGCAGTGAAGCAACAGTAATACCAAGAAATAGCTGACTAGACGCATATTATTATCAAAAACTAGATTTCTCACAATAAGGTAACCCGCCTCGAAAAGTGTGCTGCCCTTGTTTCGATAGAAGTAAAGTAACAATTAGTACCGACAATGAACTAAATAACTGGCATACGATTATCAAGGTGGCCTAAATCCCTCACCGCCACTACAAGTCAACTCACCTGGCGCCACCTTGTCTACCAGTGGTTCTTTTAcgttttattctacttttttatttttttatttatttataccatgtggggttttcacgggaatttctgggctaaaggggatactttttgtggcacgTCCTATCTCAAAGCAAAGTTTACGTTTCGGATTGATTTGTATTAATTGCCATAGTGaaatacatgataaaaaaaaccagTTTGTCACTTACTAAATACCCTCACAACCCTTCAATCAACCACATTACAATCCACCTTCTATCCAAACTACCACTCAAAAACCACCTCCAGAAAATAACCTCTTTTGTCACATCTGTTTAACTCGAAGCAAAAACACTACCAGCATTTaccttgttcctctttctggCGCGCACGAGAACACCTGGTTTTGTGacttgttacttgttacttggggtgtttgttcaaggctccgctccactgcgaggcagcgctcagcagagcctcctcaaaagcaactagcatctataattgtctttgatttccatgccgttaaaatcataaacttccttgaacaaatatgtcttcaatttctttttgaagatatcgatcctggcacaacctttgatatcactcggcagtttattgtaaatccttggtgcgcatcttgcaaatgctcgacatcccatgtcaaggttatatcttggctcatgtagtctgtatgggtctgcatcgtgtctcagctccatcgtagtgtcatggtggaatgtttccagtaagttcctcaagtactcaggttttccagactgtaatgcctgatgagtcataacactaatcttgtactcaattcgtgctttaattggcagccaatgcagatctatcaatacaggtgttatcctctcacgaggagagacgcctgtaatcagtctggcagctctgttcatgacaagctgtaagtcttttaagagatacttaggcagtccataatacagagaattgcagtaatccagtttgcttatcacatgattatgaaccagcatcttcgtagttttctcatccaagtattttctgacaaaacctatatttttcagatggtatcttgtcgtcttaaccacctgccgtatttgatctttcatagataaatgacagtccaataatactcccagatccttcactgtatcacgaacacccaaactgttaccatcaatatataatgtggacatatcaatcctctttaagtccttattcttacccactatcaagcattcagtcttgttttgattaagtttcaactgcttggattccatccatctaccaacatcatccataataagttttatctttccttcaacattatctacattgttcaaggtcatgtaaaactgtgtgtcatcagcaaacagtttgaagtcaatgtcatgttttcttagtatgtgtGAAAGTTCAATAGTATATATACAGAACAGAATAGGACCTAAAACACTGCCTTGGGGTACTCCTCTTTCTAAAATCTTCTTGTCTGAGAAAGATTTACCAACTTGAACACAGTATTGCCTGTTTGCAAGATAACTTTCTAAATATGTTAGTGCATCTCCATCAATGCCGACAGACCTGCAATCTAAAAGAAGCAATCTGTGAACAACTGTGTCAAATGCTGCACTTAAGTCCAGTAAAATTAGCaaaccacattttccttcatccatcaggATTATCAGATCATTGATAACTGAGCATAAAGCTGTCTCAGTCGAATAAAGTTTTCTATAAGCCGATTGATTATCCGGTAAAGCCTGCACTACTTTCAAATGGTCGAGTAATTGGTTTAATACAGCACTTTCAATAATCTTCGATAAAAAGGTCAAATTAGATACAGGTCTAAAGGAACTCAAGCACTGCGTATCCATTTACCCTTTACAATGGGCTTTATCAATGCCATTTTTCAGAGACAGGAAAGGTATTGTTCATGAAGCTACTGTTTATAATCAGTTTAAAAATTTCCAGAATTTCACAGAACTTCTCACTCTGAATAATATCACTAATAGGTAATGGGTCATTATCGCAGTAGGTTATATTAACTTTATGTAcaatctcctttacttcatccacactTACTTGCTTAAAGGAGAGTAGCTTAGCCCGAGGCGTTGGCATACTCACGGGTATTTCAAGCTCCTCATTTCTAAAATTCTCCACAATCGACTTTATCTTTTGATCAAAGAAGTCAAGGAACATATTTGCCAGCACAGTGTCATTAAACCCCTCAggcaacttatttattttcctgttacctGTCAAATTATCCAGTATCTTATATAATCTACTAATGTTAGACCGTGACTCTAATGACTTCTGTCTATAGTACTGACACTTTCTCCTCTGTACAAGTTTGTTTAGCCTGTTTCTCATGTCCATATattccttcttgcctcttctgtTCGTAGTCTACgccaccttttttctttcttccttttttctttcttagctaTGGAAATTTCAGTATTAAACCAAGGTGCATGATCTCTTATCTTAATATCCTTTTCATGAAGTGGACAcatttcattgtattcttttttcatgttgccaTTATATAATTCAGACAAACAAGATTCACATTTCTCAACTGCTACTCTTCCATCATCCTTTCTTAACTGAATGGCCTGTGACACTTCAGCTATCAGCCGCTCAGGGTCAATATAATTTTTCCTACGAAACACTGATCGCTTAGTGTACgtagtttcttttttacaagATATTTGAAAAATAACCATCCTGTGCACCGGTGAAATCCTGCAGATTTCATCAACATTTACTTCTCGAACAAGATTATGATCTGAGTCACAGAAGACCAAGTCAATTACATGTCCACCAGCAGATGTtgctttttctactttattgtctaaattaaaggatttcatcatatcttgaaactccctcactatatagttttcttgttcatccattcttatattaaaatctccacaaataaaaatattaacgcTCACCATATCCAGCAGTTCCAAGTATTTCCTGAAATCGTCAATAAACGACCGGGCACTTAGGCTTGGAGGTCTATAGACCACTATAAACATAGATTTTCTACCACCAAGCTCACAGCTAACTTGCATATGTTCAAAGCTCTCCCATTTTTCTGACTTATCCACCCTAATTTTATTGCATGTTCTAGAAAGTAaaagaccaacaccaccacctcttccttctttccttagcatgtgcacaaatgtatgagtgtcaggggtcatttctttaattttgtgtgtgtgtgtgtgtgtgtgtgtgtgtgtgtgtgtgtgtgtgtgtgtgtgtgtgtgtgtgtgtgtgtgtgtgtgtgtgtgtgtgtgtgccgtcgTTCGTTAACGTACACAATACACAAAGACTAACATTTAAAGGGATCGCTGATTGAAAATACATTTAATCGAAAAAGCTTTATTTGTGTAGTGACGCCTGTAGCCTGACAGGAAGCAAACACTCTGACAAacatgaagacataaaaagaaaataaataaacgaatgatatgaagaaggaagggaaggaaaagaagaagaaaagaaaagaagaagaaaaataaaaaagaaaaaggaaaagaaggaaaagaagaaaaaaagaaaaaagaaaaagaaaagaaaaagaagaaaaagaagaaaagaagaagaagaagaagaagaagaagaagaagaagaagaagaagaagaagaagaagatagccTTAGAGAAGACGACTTTGGTGTACTTCTAGGGTCTAATGCTATCCACAATCCACTGCCTGTAGCTGTCGACGTTTGTATAGACAGCTGGAGCCCCGGGAGTGCCACATTTCTCCAACCCGCCGGAGAGGATGGCCAgctgggggagagagagtaCTACTTCAGATCATATTTAGAAACGTTTTTTTCACCGCGCCTCCGTTCCCTTGAAATTTCTCtactaattgaagtgacacgggttccAAGGGTGATTTTATGggtccagtgacagattaacgagttttctacattattaacagtagAAGCGCTCTTGAAAacacagctaatcatctctgcgacCTTTAGAAATAGTTGTGGTGGGAGAAAGTGACGGATTTCTGAATGAGGTATTGAGTTAAAGGGAAGGATTTACATTGTCAAACCAAACGGCAGTAGTACAAAAAATACACGTAACAACCATGCGAGCAACAGCAGTCAGTCCCTTGCACAGCCAACGCTACTCACCAGAACGAAGCGAGGAGGTTCGTTGCTCACTTGGAAGATTGGTCCGCCTGAGTCCATCCTGCAGGAATCGACTTTGCCTCTCCCGCCGAAGCACACCTGTGGGAGAACCAAACTGAACTGAAGGGAGAAACTGTTACCTAAAGAACGTTTGTCACTGCACTAAGGTATTCCAAccagagaaaaacaaactaacactaccaaggaaaattaattaaaccAACAGAGGACATGACATCAAACTCAACTGTTTAGACTGGCTTAATTTAGGCTAGGTTTATCATCGACCTCCTCCTTGTTTGAAGCTTGAATGCACAACCGACCCctgggctcgtattctcaaacatttctgtgcttcacctccactatttccaaGGGCTTTACTTAAGTTAACACGAGTTTTAAggagtttttacggttctagaagcagactgacaagatttctacattattaactagagaaacactcttaaaaagcccgctaatcatctctgtggcctttgataataatcatggcgagagagcaaagagtttttGAATACGGACCCAGGATCCCACACCCGCAGCCACTGACCTGCTCCTGCACTAGCTGGCCAGGGTAGGTTCTGGTGCAGACTGAATGCTCGACAAATGGAATCTTCGCAGCCTTCAAGATATCTGAGCTTTTTCCACTCTCCGTGATGCCCCAGCCTGCCACGATGGCGTCACGTCCATCCAGGAAAGTCGGTATGTCCACACCCACAGGCGGAAGGCACAGAGGTTGGACGGGACCTGACGGAGGCGACGAAGGAAACGAGACTCATTAGAAGCaaaatatgaagaggaaagattCACCTGAATGTCATTActtataagatttttttttctatcattccttTGCTGTCTGTCCTTGCTTTTATCACACAAGTAGTGTCAATCCTTACTTTCATCACACCAATACTGTCAACCCTTTCATCACACCAGTACTGTCAACCCTTTCATCACACCAGTACTGTCAATCCTTTCATCACACCAGTACTGTCAACCCTTTCATCACACCAGTAGTCAATCCTTTCATCACACCAGTACTGTCAACCCTTTCATCACACCAGTAGTCAATCCTTTCATCACACCAGTACTGTCAATCCTTACTGTCATCACATCTTATCTCTGTTCCTCCCCACTGACCTCCTAGAGTGGCTTTCCTGTCGAGGCGGATGAGGGCAATGTCATCACTCAGCCGAATTCGTCTGCTGAAGTCCTTGTGAATGATAACCTGCTGGGGGGTGAAGTCCTGGGGGGAGAGAGCGCACGGGATCGGCAGTTTGGGATCCTTAAGGCAATCTGGGTTGGTGGATATGACATGTTCCCCGAGTCTCACCGCCACCCTGCAGAGGAAGGTTACTGTGTTGTGTCTTTGGGCAGAGGACACCTGTGATGCTTGTATGATTAGCTTTTGTATGTCCCTTGGTCTGAAACGCTTATCTCCCTTAGTGTCATCTctctccaaaggctccagttgaagatactcgtgtttttaacctcttcagtattgggacgcatttttaccttgagttttgggtgtgattagacgattttactaacattaggaaggatctatggaggtcagaggattaattgctagtgtcttctctattttaatccctcacttaaatttctgaagctgtataaaatctccaaagagtaagcagaatgaatatgaaaactcgtcatggtactgaaggggttaatagtatttttatggttttggtggaaagattagcaagatttgtaGTGCATTAAGAGGATTGAAAACCCGGTTagttatctttgtggccttgcaaaattatcgtggtgagaggggaaggcatttTTTAATATAAGTGTATAAGTAACTCATTAAACCTGAAATTCTATAcattaagaataaaaatgaaggaaactgcAAAAATACTAGCTGCTTTAGAGTATGCACCTCTAAAAATCATGAACATCTCTGCTATCCCCTTACTAGCCAACTTTCCTATCACCACCTGCTCCCTCTATCCATCTTACATTCTCGTGCTGCCGCTGACCACACTGCTAAACCTCTTCCACTTATCCACTACATCCATTCGtgtattattttctatattggTTGTCTGGCTCACTCAAAAAGGCTGGCATTGTTGGTTCGGTGATTGGGCGGAAAGCAAAGTGGATAAGGTATACTCACAGTGGCCCTATGCCTCTCAGCACGGTGTAGTTACGGTGGACGCAGTGGGCGGCAGTGAGTACGTAGCGGTCGTTAAGAAGCACACCACCGCACCGCCAGTCTGGGTTACGTGTACCTCTGTCTGTAGCAAGAAAACAAAGGGAGATGTTAATGTGgttcttacgttttcttttctgtatcctctttttcttccttcttctcctttccatgTCATTATAGAACACtgattattttgtattttcattttctgtttttgccattccttctccctttttttcttcttttatttactcctctcctctgcctcctccttttgcttccactttcttctccttcctttttttcaccttgtTTTCATTATAGAATAGGAGAAATTTTGTATCTCCGTACGTTTTGAGTTTCCTcgtcttccactcctcctcctcctcctcctcctcctccttctcctccttccttacctccataTCCGAGCAGCGCCATCCACGGGTAGCCACTAAGCAACACATCTTCCCCGAACACAATCTTCAAAAGGTGGGACTGTCCGCACTGGTGTCCACTTGGCAGCAGGTTCTCCCCGCCCACTCCCGGCCTTGAGGTGGTGTTTGTGGGGAAGCCTTCTCTCGGGCAGCACACCTTGGGGACGGCAATGATGATGGGGATGTTAAATGctttgtttaacctcttcaatacttggaaacagttttaccttgatatttgtgtacaattagaccatcttattgacattaggaaaggtttatcgtggtcagaagattaatggccacaatcttcactattctaatctcccacatgagtttctgaagctgtatagtaacgtcagatagtaagcagaatgtataatgaaatgcgtcatggtactggaggggttagaataaggaaaagataagattcATGTCACTATTTCAACTTGACTTTGACATCATGGTTACTCACTCTGTAGTTCCCTGGCGTTCCTCCACAATGCGCtgccctcactctcctctcccaccctgGCACTCTGTACGTCACCAGGGTTCTCAGTGGTTGGCACCTTGTGAGGGGAGTGCAGTTCTCGCCCACTGGACACCGACTCGCTACCaaggaagattagataagtttcCCTATCAatgtccttgttttctttcaatctgCGTGGAGTTTACTTCCTCATtagcgaattttttttttcttatttttgtttgttttttcctgatAAAGTCTTTTTTACTCATGGTTATAAGACGAAAGAAAgtgtgaaatctctctctctctctctctctctctctctctctctctctctctctcaccttgcctGGTTTCCCTCACCATCCCTCTGCTCTCCGCCACCgtcaccgctgccgccgccgccaccgtcaGGATAAACCAAACTTTCCAGCTCATCTCGATAAAACAAGAACACTAACCACTAAGACAACCAGTAGACGCTTTCaattaccgtctctctctctctctctctctctctctctctctctctctctctctctctctctgtctcgtcacGGCAGGAACTGATCgtatctctcccctccttcagttttgttttatattgacCTTTAAGATTGCAAGGCGCCGCAACTCAGGGAAACTTTTGTATGTGGAAGgctgattactttttttttttttccatagcaTACGTTTTGAGCAAGGACTCaagctttctcttctttcctactttttgaTCCGGTTAGTCAGTCGCGAtgcagagtgaaagaaagagaattgttGATAGAGATAGATTTTCAAAGGTTAGATAGATAAAGTAATAGACGATTaattgactaaaaaaaaaaaaggattgtaaagtaaaggaataaatgaataagtgtataagtaaatcaatagatgccacaaaaaagaaatataaaaaaagaatgacaagaagatgaagaaatagtaatagatgGATAAGtctatataagtaaataaataccacagaaaaatagaaaaaagaatgacaagaagaaaaacaacacataaataagtaaataaataaataaataaataaatgacaagaagaagaaagacaacaatAAAGGTATCCAATTCTGTTTCTGAGATGTTTGCTCTcgtaagaataaggagaagaaagaaggaagaggagaaggtggaggaggaggaggaggaggaggaggaggaggaggaggaaagtcacAAATAGGggcgtattctcaaacaccctATCGTCTTATCTCCAGTGGTTTCAAAATGTTGTGGAGGAAGTTGTTGGGGGTTTTCTAGAAtgaagtaatgatagtaataagttGATCCTCATGTAATAGAAGCAGGTGGGGTTTTCACGACTGTTTTCATGATAGTAATAGTTTAATCACAGTATTGGAATGTATACAGGTCTTCCAAGGCGTTGTTATGTAGTAAAAGGTTAATAATAATGGAATATTTGAGTTTATGTGGatttgaattgtgtgtgtgtgtgtgtgtgtgtgtgtgtgtgtgtgtgtgtgtgtagatagatagatagatagatagagagagagagagagagagagagagagagagagagagagagagagagagagagagagcagtgtgtgtgtgtgtgtgtgtgtgtgtgtgtgtgtgtgtgtgtgtgtgtgtgtgtgtgaacaggtcCACCAGGTCTTGTTATGGTACTAATAGGTTAAATTTGACACGATACTTGGTTTTATGTGAGTTTTTCAAGAGTTTCCATGGTAGTAATAGATTAATATGATACGATACTTGagttcatgtgttttttttttttttcaagagtgtagGTGTTGTTAGGGTAGTATTAGGTTAAAAATATGACACGAtactttgtttgtcttttttttttcaagagtgttggtgttgttatggtAGTAATAGGTCAACCATAATGGAATTCTTGAGTTTGTGTCagtttttcaagagtattttcatggtaGTAATAGTTTGACCATCAGTGAAATAGTGGATAAAAAAAGGATCACTCTTGGATAAAAAGGAACACTCAAGGAGCACTTATGGATGAAAAGGAATACTCATGGAACACTCATGGATAAAAAGGAACACTCATGGATAAAAAGGAACACTCATGGATAAAAAGGAACACTCATGGATAAAAAGGAACACTCATGGATAAAAAGGAACACTCGTGGATAAAAAGGAACACTCGTGGATGAAAAGGATCACTCATGGATAAAAAGGAACACTCATGGATAAAAAGGAACACTCATGGATAAAAAGGAACACTCGTGGATAAAAAGGAACACTCGTGGATAAAAAGGAACACTCATGGATAAAAAGGAACActcatggataaaaaaaaacactcgtgGATAAAAAGGAACACTCGTGGATAAAAAGGAACACTCATGGATAAAAAGGAACACTCATGGATAAAAAGGAACACTCGTGGATAACAAGGAACACTCGTGGATAAAAGGAACACTCGTGGATAAAAAGGAACACTCATGGATAAAAAGGAACACTCATGGATAAAAAGGAACACTCGTGGATAAAAAGGAACACTCGTGGATAAAAAGGAACACTCATGGATAAAAAGGAACACTCATGGATAAAAAGAACCACTCATGGATAAAAAGGAACACTCGTGGATAAAAAGGAACACTCGTGGATAAAAAGGAACACTCATGGATAAAAGGAACACTCATGGATAAAAAGGAACACTCATGGATAAAAAGGAACACTCGTGGATAAAAAGGAACACTCATGGATAAAAGGAACACTCGTGGATAAAAAGGAACACTCGTGGATAAAAAGGAACACTCGTGGATAAAAAGGAACACTCGTGGATAAAAAGGAACACTCGTGGATAAAAAGGAACACTCGTGGATAAAAAGGAACACTCATGGATAAAAAGAACACTCGTGGATAAAAAGGAACACTCATGGATAAAAAGGAACACTCGTGGATAAAAAGGAACACTCATGGATAAAAAGGAACACTCGTGGATAAAAAGGAACACTCGTGGATAAAAAGGAACACTCATGGATAAAAAGGAACACTCATGGATAAAAAGGAACACTCGTGGATAAAAG includes these proteins:
- the LOC123519419 gene encoding serine protease grass-like, which encodes MKWRVCCSLVVVAAVVASVSEGAVRTARQARQCSSGEECLSLRVCRSIQDVVSSRRSGWEIIVREAICGQDNGGFRVCCPDSDPGSNNPVVSGSSSTTSQPTVDGETLLPKGSECGQSGNHRVVFGEDAPLYAYPWMVLLGYRDRANPSWKCGGALINDRYVLTAAHCVHRNFTIPSGNGDVVALRVGEHTISIDPDCALTDAVPCSSPEDFDPEEVIVHPQFNKRAPVSDDIALIRLNKKVTFGFSAKPVCLPAAGLDVKSFLGARDAVVAGWGATETTSTSDVLQAAKVPFAEKSTCEPFYRNQLVDEQVCFGGRGNVDSCFGDSGGPVFQTHNELPRFTVLGIVSRGVRECGTPGVPAVYTNVAFYRQWIASSIKP
- the LOC123519420 gene encoding phenoloxidase-activating factor 1-like yields the protein MSWKVWFILTVAAAAAVTVAESRGMVRETRQASRCPVGENCTPLTRCQPLRTLVTYRVPGWERRVRAAHCGGTPGNYRVCCPREGFPTNTTSRPGVGGENLLPSGHQCGQSHLLKIVFGEDVLLSGYPWMALLGYGDRGTRNPDWRCGGVLLNDRYVLTAAHCVHRNYTVLRGIGPLVAVRLGEHVISTNPDCLKDPKLPIPCALSPQDFTPQQVIIHKDFSRRIRLSDDIALIRLDRKATLGGPVQPLCLPPVGVDIPTFLDGRDAIVAGWGITESGKSSDILKAAKIPFVEHSVCTRTYPGQLVQEQVCFGGRGKVDSCRMDSGGPIFQVSNEPPRFVLLAILSGGLEKCGTPGAPAVYTNVDSYRQWIVDSIRP